The following coding sequences lie in one Pseudorca crassidens isolate mPseCra1 chromosome 2, mPseCra1.hap1, whole genome shotgun sequence genomic window:
- the ASCL5 gene encoding achaete-scute homolog 5, with protein MNDDFCRALAARRPATPPGCLPLGIGPPPRPATPARAEPLGAVPFLLYPGAARPPYCDAYAAAFPGAPFPGALGACHYPFEPAFLQKRNERERQRVRCVNEGYARLRGHLPGSLAEKRLSKVETLRAAIRYIKHLQELLRVAPDGPGHREPRGRAPLAPDSSEPSCCSSSPFFESEDCSH; from the coding sequence ATGAACGACGACTTCTGCCGGGCGCTGGCGGCCCGCCGGCCCGCGACGCCCCCCGGTTGCCTGCCTTTGGGCATCGGGCCCCCTCCCCGACCGGCGACCCCGGCCCGCGCCGAGCCTCTGGGCGCCGTGCCCTTCCTGCTGTACCCGGGCGCCGCCCGACCGCCCTACTGCGACGCCTACGCGGCCGCGTTCCCCGGCGCGCCCTTCCCGGGCGCCCTGGGCGCCTGCCACTACCCCTTCGAGCCCGCCTTCCTCCAGAAGCGCAACGAGCGCGAGCGCCAGCGCGTCCGCTGCGTCAACGAGGGCTACGCGCGCCTCCGCGGCCACCTGCCTGGCTCCCTGGCCGAGAAGCGGCTCAGTAAGGTGGAGACCCTGCGCGCCGCCATCCGCTACATCAAGCACCTGCAGGAACTGCTGCGCGTCGCCCCCGACGGCCCTGGGCACCGCGAGCCCCGCGGCCGCGCCCCACTGGCGCCCGACTCGTCCGAGCCGTCGTGCTGCTCTTCCTCGCCCTTCTTCGAGTCGGAGGACTGCAGCCACTGA